The Thermoanaerobaculia bacterium genome window below encodes:
- the waaF gene encoding lipopolysaccharide heptosyltransferase II translates to MKRVVIGPNWLGDAVMALPFLRALRKHDPEGRLVVLARRSTAPVFSMSGTADEIWTTRGRDVGGFWTDALRGRQAGADEIWVLPHSFRSALLAFAMGGGRRLGYATDGRAFLLTEPVAPPDPTAHQLRDEDRLLAAGGVAPDDAPPRLEVPRALSDEAAREIASWQLGPRPIFLAPGAAFGPTKLWPAERFALLADALLDRGEKAALVIGPDEVELGRLIARRARHRIPLLGAEVDTGRLAALLSAGKLLIGNDSGPAHLAAAVGTPVVVFFGPTDPGRTAPRGAPVVVLDRYVFCSPCYLKKCPYQHECLEEITVEMALDAASRMLEETA, encoded by the coding sequence GTGAAGCGGGTCGTCATCGGTCCGAACTGGCTGGGCGACGCGGTGATGGCGCTCCCGTTCCTTCGGGCGCTCCGGAAGCACGATCCGGAGGGCAGGCTCGTCGTGCTCGCCCGGCGCTCGACGGCGCCCGTCTTCTCGATGAGCGGGACGGCCGACGAGATCTGGACGACGCGGGGGCGGGACGTCGGCGGGTTCTGGACGGATGCGCTCCGCGGCCGGCAGGCGGGGGCGGACGAGATATGGGTGCTTCCGCATTCGTTCCGCTCCGCGCTCCTCGCGTTCGCGATGGGAGGCGGGCGGCGCCTCGGCTACGCGACCGACGGGCGCGCGTTCCTCCTCACCGAACCCGTTGCTCCGCCGGATCCCACCGCCCATCAGCTCCGCGACGAGGATCGATTGCTCGCGGCCGGGGGCGTCGCGCCCGACGACGCGCCTCCGCGCCTGGAGGTTCCCCGCGCGCTCTCCGACGAGGCGGCGCGCGAAATCGCGTCGTGGCAGCTCGGACCGCGGCCGATCTTCCTCGCGCCCGGGGCCGCGTTCGGTCCGACGAAGCTGTGGCCGGCGGAGCGGTTCGCTCTCCTGGCGGACGCCCTCCTCGATCGCGGCGAAAAGGCGGCGCTCGTGATCGGCCCCGACGAGGTCGAGCTCGGGCGGCTGATCGCGCGCCGGGCGCGACACCGGATCCCTCTTCTCGGGGCCGAAGTCGACACGGGAAGGCTCGCGGCGCTCCTGTCCGCGGGGAAGCTCCTCATCGGGAACGATTCGGGGCCCGCCCATCTGGCCGCCGCCGTCGGAACGCCGGTCGTCGTCTTCTTCGGACCGACCGACCCGGGCCGCACGGCGCCCCGCGGCGCTCCGGTCGTGGTGCTCGACCGCTACGTGTTCTGCTCTCCCTGCTATTTGAAGAAGTGTCCGTACCAGCACGAGTGCCTGGAGGAGATCACCGTCGAAATGGCGCTCGACGCCGCGTCGAGAATGCTCGAGGAAACTGCATAA
- a CDS encoding HNH endonuclease translates to MLDSEVLVLNRVFQALRVTTARNALSLFYKGHAKAVLPDYSTYEWEHWCDIPAQPTEDVVLTPSRAILVPRVILLKNYDRLPRREVKFSRHNIYLRDGNRCQYCGGRFPSSELSLDHVLPLSRGGISSWENVVCACLSCNVRKGSRTPAEAGIRLIAPPERPRWNPVGQFTRARWHASWRNFLDVAYWNVELTD, encoded by the coding sequence ATGCTCGATTCCGAGGTCCTCGTCCTGAACCGCGTGTTCCAGGCGCTCCGCGTGACGACGGCGAGAAACGCCCTCTCCCTCTTCTACAAGGGACACGCGAAAGCGGTCCTCCCCGACTACTCGACCTACGAGTGGGAGCACTGGTGCGACATCCCGGCGCAGCCGACGGAGGACGTCGTGCTCACTCCTTCGCGGGCGATCCTCGTCCCGCGCGTGATCCTGCTCAAGAACTACGACCGGCTGCCCCGCCGGGAAGTGAAGTTCTCGCGGCACAACATCTATCTCCGCGACGGGAATCGCTGCCAGTACTGCGGCGGCCGGTTTCCTTCCTCGGAGCTCTCGCTCGACCACGTTCTCCCGCTCTCCCGCGGCGGAATCTCGTCGTGGGAGAACGTCGTCTGCGCGTGCCTTTCCTGCAACGTCCGGAAGGGGAGCCGAACGCCCGCGGAAGCGGGGATCCGCCTGATCGCTCCTCCGGAGCGGCCGCGCTGGAATCCCGTCGGGCAGTTCACGCGGGCCCGCTGGCACGCGTCGTGGCGGAACTTCCTGGACGTGGCGTACTGGAACGTCGAACTCACCGATTAG